One segment of Rubripirellula amarantea DNA contains the following:
- a CDS encoding Fpg/Nei family DNA glycosylase, translated as MPELPEVETMRRGILPILGCRITSAERPACTRRPILLQPRIDAFDRRVRDRVVVNVGRRGKRVTIHLDDSQTIVIEPRMTGLVLLAEPPTTDHLRLRLNLSAGSTKSSRPNESTGAGESTGSTDLGGPIDQLLFWDRRGLGTVRLLHPAEMASMVDAKLGADALCITAEQLRENLGSSRRAIKVALLDQAAVAGIGNLYAAEILFLAGIDPRTRCDKLSRVQWQRIQECTLNVLEDAIEHEGSTLSDGTYRNALNTEGSYQNHHRVYDRADVPCGRCGKANIRRIVQAQRSTFFCPICQRKSGLHETVTIR; from the coding sequence ATGCCTGAACTTCCTGAAGTCGAAACGATGCGTCGCGGAATCCTGCCAATTTTGGGTTGCCGAATCACCAGTGCCGAGCGTCCGGCCTGCACTCGGCGGCCAATTTTGCTGCAGCCTCGCATTGATGCCTTCGATCGCCGCGTTCGTGACCGTGTCGTTGTCAACGTGGGCCGACGTGGGAAACGGGTCACAATCCACCTCGACGATAGCCAAACAATTGTGATTGAACCCAGGATGACGGGTCTCGTGTTGCTGGCCGAACCTCCGACGACCGACCACCTTCGTCTGCGTTTGAACTTGTCGGCTGGTTCCACTAAGTCGTCTCGTCCAAACGAATCGACTGGCGCAGGTGAATCGACTGGCTCAACTGATTTGGGCGGTCCTATTGATCAATTGTTGTTTTGGGATCGACGTGGCCTCGGAACGGTTCGCTTGCTTCATCCCGCCGAAATGGCTTCCATGGTGGATGCAAAATTGGGTGCAGATGCGTTATGCATTACTGCCGAACAATTGCGAGAGAACCTGGGTTCAAGTCGACGAGCGATCAAGGTCGCGTTGCTCGACCAAGCGGCCGTAGCGGGCATTGGCAACCTTTATGCCGCCGAAATTTTGTTCTTAGCTGGAATAGATCCGCGAACACGATGCGACAAACTTTCGCGGGTCCAGTGGCAGCGAATCCAGGAATGCACACTGAATGTGCTTGAAGATGCCATTGAACACGAAGGCAGCACTTTGTCCGACGGAACCTATCGAAATGCTTTGAATACCGAGGGAAGCTATCAAAATCACCATCGGGTGTACGATCGAGCGGACGTTCCATGTGGGCGTTGTGGTAAAGCCAACATCCGTCGCATCGTTCAGGCTCAGCGAAGCACCTTCTTTTGTCCAATCTGCCAACGAAAAAGTGGGCTTCACGAGACAGTCACGATAAGGTGA
- a CDS encoding prenyltransferase/squalene oxidase repeat-containing protein produces MINRRDWLRTATLLTAGGVAVPGSPAWADERRARWDDAIEKGLAWLSRTQSSRGQWNTQVYPTAMAALAGTALIASGSTTTQGPYARELARASDYLISKSRGNGLIGDPQTDTRYTYGHGFSMLFLSQILGEEGLIDRREELVEVLTKAVQFSGNAQTAAGGWGYVSAKEGNDFDEGSTTITQVQGLRGCRNAGIPVSGKVIDSAKEYIYGCKNPDGGISYSSRQKGSSRPAITAAALAALYNAGDYDSQHVPEMLAYTKDSLHDISDGTRAFGHWHYTYLYYSQVVYRQGDELWKPFRDRLYDRIASEQRPDGLWEGQIHPVYVTACNLIMMQLDRGYLPIYQR; encoded by the coding sequence ATGATTAACCGACGCGATTGGCTACGAACCGCCACCCTGCTGACCGCTGGGGGAGTCGCCGTTCCCGGCAGCCCCGCTTGGGCTGACGAACGTCGCGCCAGATGGGACGATGCCATCGAAAAAGGTTTAGCCTGGCTCAGCCGCACGCAGTCGTCCCGCGGTCAGTGGAACACTCAGGTCTACCCAACGGCGATGGCGGCTTTGGCCGGAACCGCATTGATCGCCAGTGGCAGCACGACGACTCAAGGGCCGTATGCCCGAGAACTCGCTCGAGCCTCGGACTACTTGATCAGCAAGAGTCGTGGCAATGGTTTGATTGGCGACCCGCAGACTGACACGCGATACACCTACGGGCACGGATTCTCGATGCTGTTTCTTTCCCAAATCCTCGGGGAAGAAGGGTTAATTGATCGACGCGAGGAACTCGTTGAAGTCCTCACCAAAGCGGTCCAGTTCAGTGGCAACGCACAAACCGCTGCGGGTGGCTGGGGCTATGTCTCGGCCAAGGAAGGCAACGACTTTGACGAAGGTTCCACCACGATCACTCAAGTCCAAGGCCTGCGTGGCTGCCGAAACGCGGGAATCCCCGTCAGTGGAAAGGTCATCGATTCAGCGAAAGAATATATCTATGGGTGCAAGAACCCAGACGGAGGCATTAGTTACAGCAGCCGACAAAAAGGCAGTAGCCGTCCTGCGATCACCGCCGCCGCGCTGGCGGCTTTGTACAACGCGGGTGATTACGACAGCCAACACGTTCCCGAAATGCTCGCGTACACCAAGGATTCCTTACACGACATCAGCGACGGGACTCGCGCCTTCGGCCACTGGCACTACACCTATCTTTACTACAGCCAAGTGGTTTATCGCCAAGGCGACGAACTGTGGAAGCCCTTCCGCGATCGGCTTTACGATCGCATCGCTAGCGAGCAGCGACCCGATGGTCTTTGGGAAGGACAAATCCATCCCGTGTACGTGACCGCCTGCAACTTGATCATGATGCAGCTCGACCGGGGCTATTTGCCAATCTATCAACGTTAA
- a CDS encoding outer membrane protein assembly factor BamB family protein, whose product MKRFATLCLLVAVITPASDLFAGDADWPQWRGPQRDGHAAPQELLESWPEQGPRLKWTFTQAGRGYSALAVVDDRIYTMGSDEENCYAYCIDFKSGKEMWKTAVGKASTSGEYNHGWGGGPRATPTVDGDQIFLTTDIGVVVALAKDSGEVQWSVDMVDVYGGKVPVWGYSESPLVDGDRVIVTPGGENFMVGLDRTSGDKVWASQGVNAPVQYVSPLKGTVGSTTFYVTASKPGLFAFDVTSGNEVFSDDTTGNDVAVIPTPVLVGDQLYHTSDYGAGNTLLKLSAGDDGKLKTESIYHLEGKTMRNHHGGVVLVDGVIYGFSKINRGVWMAQDLESGEVLWEQSVDKNKSGSICYADGKLYCYNDTDGSCYLVTPNRDGWKETGKVVLPKQTELERDKGAIWAHPVVANQTLFIRDQDLIFAFDIAK is encoded by the coding sequence ATGAAACGCTTTGCTACGTTGTGCTTGCTTGTCGCAGTAATCACGCCTGCCTCTGACCTGTTTGCTGGTGATGCCGATTGGCCCCAGTGGCGTGGTCCACAGCGAGACGGACATGCTGCCCCGCAAGAACTGCTGGAATCTTGGCCCGAGCAAGGGCCACGGTTGAAGTGGACGTTCACCCAAGCCGGCCGCGGATACTCTGCTTTAGCAGTGGTCGATGACCGCATCTACACGATGGGCTCGGATGAAGAAAACTGCTACGCCTATTGCATCGACTTCAAGAGCGGCAAAGAAATGTGGAAAACAGCCGTCGGCAAGGCTAGCACTTCGGGCGAGTACAACCACGGTTGGGGTGGTGGCCCTCGCGCCACACCCACCGTTGATGGTGACCAAATTTTCCTGACGACCGACATTGGTGTGGTCGTCGCGCTTGCCAAGGACAGCGGCGAAGTGCAATGGTCCGTCGACATGGTCGACGTTTACGGTGGCAAGGTGCCGGTCTGGGGTTATAGCGAATCACCATTGGTGGACGGCGATCGGGTGATCGTTACCCCAGGTGGCGAGAACTTTATGGTCGGACTCGATCGAACTTCTGGCGACAAGGTCTGGGCCAGCCAAGGTGTCAACGCGCCGGTGCAATACGTTTCTCCGCTGAAGGGCACCGTAGGTTCGACGACTTTCTACGTGACTGCCAGCAAACCGGGGTTGTTCGCATTCGACGTGACCAGCGGCAACGAGGTATTCAGTGACGACACAACAGGCAACGACGTCGCGGTGATTCCAACGCCTGTCTTGGTGGGCGATCAGCTCTATCACACCAGTGACTATGGTGCCGGCAACACGTTGTTGAAGTTGTCCGCAGGCGATGACGGGAAGTTAAAGACCGAGTCGATCTATCACCTCGAAGGCAAAACAATGCGCAATCATCATGGTGGCGTGGTGTTGGTCGATGGTGTGATCTACGGATTTTCCAAAATCAATCGCGGTGTTTGGATGGCTCAAGATTTAGAGTCCGGCGAAGTGCTTTGGGAACAAAGCGTCGACAAGAACAAGAGTGGTTCGATCTGCTACGCCGATGGCAAGTTGTATTGCTACAACGACACCGATGGATCTTGCTATTTGGTCACGCCCAACCGCGATGGCTGGAAAGAAACAGGCAAGGTTGTTTTGCCTAAGCAAACTGAACTCGAGCGAGACAAGGGAGCGATTTGGGCTCACCCGGTCGTCGCCAATCAAACGTTGTTCATTCGAGATCAAGATTTGATCTTCGCATTCGATATCGCCAAATGA
- a CDS encoding ABC transporter ATP-binding protein: MPTDPSRRRFSKYRDKVRQRNADKAPVQPHGREDRSPKKLGERERGFWELLRSFWALTAEHHGQIILSMGLLTIGIGLRLIPPFGTKLAIDSALTTPPKPLPAFLDVLELPDSRMGLLVAISIVVVVVTAIATCVHLASRWIATKAVNKTQVSVRRRVFEHSIRLPLHQVYGMKSGGVASLIREDAGGVADLIFSMLYNPWRAIVQFVGSLVILMLVDWKLMVGGLLLLPIVWVTHRTWINRIRPLYRDIRKQRQRIDAGATETFGGIRVVRTFSRSRNESSRFVREGDFLVRQQLFTWWWTRIIEMIWEVIIPLASTGLLLYGGYQIIDNQLTLGDLMMFLVYLTMLLDPLATLAGSAVGFQNNLAGLDRVLDVLDVEQELPTRKEARVVRRSEVRGAMSMRDVSFRYPSSEPMVLQNVSIEVEAGQTVALVGRSGAGKTTLTNLIARFYDPTSGSISLDGRDLRDIDLGSYRSLLGIVEQDVFLFDGSVRENIGYAKKHWSESDIIAAASAAAADEFIQKMPEGYDTIIGERGVKLSGGQRQRLAIARAILADPKILILDEATSNLDSQSERLIQNSLAELLQDRTAFVIAHRLSTITGADKIVVLDEGRVVEVGSHHELLAKDGRYREMVHLQMNEPVH; this comes from the coding sequence ATGCCCACTGATCCTAGCCGACGCCGTTTTTCAAAGTATCGTGACAAGGTCCGTCAACGCAACGCGGACAAGGCACCCGTTCAGCCTCACGGAAGAGAGGATCGCAGTCCCAAGAAACTAGGGGAACGTGAACGCGGCTTTTGGGAACTGTTGCGATCGTTCTGGGCGCTCACCGCGGAGCATCATGGGCAGATCATCCTCTCGATGGGATTGTTGACGATCGGGATCGGCCTTCGTTTGATTCCACCGTTTGGAACCAAGCTCGCGATCGACTCGGCGCTCACCACGCCCCCGAAACCGCTGCCCGCGTTCCTGGATGTTCTCGAATTGCCCGACTCTCGGATGGGCCTGTTGGTTGCAATTTCAATTGTGGTCGTAGTCGTTACCGCGATCGCAACGTGCGTTCACTTGGCGTCCCGCTGGATCGCAACCAAGGCAGTCAACAAGACTCAGGTGTCGGTTCGTCGTCGGGTATTTGAACATTCCATTCGCTTACCCTTGCACCAGGTGTACGGCATGAAGAGCGGTGGGGTGGCCAGTTTGATTCGCGAAGATGCCGGCGGAGTAGCGGATTTGATCTTCAGCATGCTGTACAACCCTTGGCGTGCGATCGTTCAGTTCGTTGGTAGCCTGGTCATTTTGATGCTGGTGGACTGGAAGTTGATGGTCGGTGGCCTGTTGTTGTTGCCAATCGTTTGGGTCACGCATCGCACTTGGATCAACCGCATTCGTCCGTTGTATCGGGATATCCGAAAGCAGCGGCAACGTATCGATGCCGGAGCAACGGAAACGTTTGGTGGTATTCGTGTGGTGAGAACTTTTTCACGTAGCCGCAACGAATCGTCTCGCTTTGTCCGCGAAGGCGACTTTCTTGTGCGTCAGCAATTGTTCACTTGGTGGTGGACTCGCATCATCGAAATGATTTGGGAGGTCATCATCCCGCTGGCATCCACAGGGCTGCTTCTCTACGGCGGATACCAGATCATCGACAATCAATTGACTCTGGGCGATTTGATGATGTTCTTGGTGTACCTGACCATGTTATTGGATCCCTTAGCCACCCTTGCTGGTAGCGCCGTGGGTTTCCAAAACAATTTGGCGGGGCTCGATCGAGTGTTAGATGTCCTTGATGTTGAACAAGAATTACCCACGCGCAAAGAAGCGAGAGTCGTTCGTCGATCGGAAGTCCGTGGCGCGATGTCGATGCGGGACGTTAGCTTTCGCTATCCCAGTTCGGAACCAATGGTGTTGCAGAATGTTTCGATTGAGGTCGAAGCTGGCCAAACGGTTGCATTGGTTGGACGAAGTGGGGCAGGCAAGACAACGCTGACGAATTTGATCGCTCGATTTTACGACCCCACATCGGGATCCATCTCGCTCGATGGACGAGATCTGCGAGACATTGATTTGGGGAGCTATCGCAGTCTGCTTGGTATCGTTGAACAGGACGTGTTCTTATTCGACGGATCCGTTCGCGAAAATATTGGCTATGCCAAAAAGCATTGGTCCGAAAGCGACATCATCGCGGCCGCTTCGGCTGCAGCAGCTGATGAGTTCATCCAGAAGATGCCCGAGGGTTACGACACGATCATCGGTGAACGCGGAGTCAAGCTTTCCGGGGGGCAACGCCAACGGTTAGCGATCGCGAGAGCGATTTTGGCAGATCCGAAGATCCTGATTTTGGATGAAGCGACCAGTAATTTGGACAGCCAGAGTGAACGGCTGATTCAAAACAGTTTGGCTGAATTGCTGCAAGATCGCACTGCCTTCGTGATTGCGCATCGGCTTTCCACGATCACCGGAGCCGACAAAATCGTGGTTCTTGACGAAGGACGCGTCGTTGAAGTGGGGTCACACCACGAATTGCTCGCCAAGGACGGCCGATATCGCGAGATGGTGCATTTGCAGATGAACGAGCCTGTTCACTGA
- a CDS encoding sodium:solute symporter family protein yields the protein MTLIDYVVLFVYFAVMIGIGFWAMKGVKNQEDYFMGGRGFGKLLQTFAAFGAGTGAHEPVTVGRTGWTSGLSGVWSALMWLFVTPVYWITAVWYRRMRHLTLGDWFVERYQSKAMGAAYTLFAIVFYMFYLSTMLSAIAKFAVPLLGFEVGLFGWELKYTLIPAIALVVILYGVLGGLTAAYFTDLIQGLFIILLSVLLIPSGLWALAKRFGGPDEQTLMDGFRIMHERVSEDHFNLFSGPSSGEFPIQYILSLSILAMVGIVVQPHFIATGGGSAKSEDGARIGLVVGNFLKRLCTVGWALTALIALALLSGNAEIAADPDRVWGVAAREILGPLNLGLVGLMLACLLAAMMSSADTYMIVTSGLVVRNLYAPYIEPDADEKRYLLVGRLTGLIIIIGASWVALRYSDVFGQFKLAMELPILFAAPFWIGMYWRRANCRAAWGTIAFSIVFFFVLPTTLPHLIPSLKESESLAAKTELVTTEFTRNATQADVEKRIAWEAIDRDVTSPTGPEPPEAVLGEPITITSITGGKPIYWSETESLNIDLVAYSAMGFDLSKASKATLETLRLPSRVLLPFLVLVVLSLFTRRDEPVALQRYFAKMNTPVDPDPVADQVKLKKAYESQSTDHKIFPHSDWEFVWPTRKDVLGFLAACLVCAAIIALMQFLAKIGG from the coding sequence GTGACTTTAATCGACTACGTCGTCCTGTTTGTTTACTTCGCCGTCATGATCGGCATCGGTTTCTGGGCGATGAAGGGTGTGAAGAACCAGGAAGATTATTTCATGGGCGGGCGTGGCTTCGGAAAGCTGTTGCAAACGTTTGCGGCTTTCGGAGCAGGAACCGGAGCTCATGAACCGGTCACCGTGGGTCGAACCGGTTGGACAAGCGGACTCAGCGGTGTCTGGTCGGCGCTAATGTGGCTGTTTGTCACACCGGTCTACTGGATCACTGCAGTCTGGTATCGCCGGATGCGTCACCTCACACTTGGCGATTGGTTTGTTGAACGCTACCAATCCAAAGCGATGGGCGCAGCCTACACGTTGTTCGCCATCGTGTTCTACATGTTTTACTTATCGACAATGCTTTCCGCGATCGCCAAGTTTGCAGTGCCGCTTCTAGGTTTTGAAGTTGGCCTCTTCGGCTGGGAACTGAAGTACACATTGATTCCCGCGATCGCCCTGGTCGTGATTCTCTACGGAGTATTAGGTGGCCTGACGGCGGCTTACTTCACGGACTTGATTCAAGGGTTGTTCATCATTCTGTTATCGGTGCTGCTTATCCCGTCGGGGCTATGGGCATTGGCCAAACGTTTTGGCGGTCCCGATGAACAAACACTAATGGATGGGTTTCGCATCATGCACGAGCGTGTTTCGGAAGACCACTTCAATCTGTTCTCTGGTCCATCCAGTGGTGAATTTCCGATTCAATACATTCTTTCCCTATCCATTTTGGCGATGGTGGGAATCGTCGTTCAACCTCACTTCATCGCCACGGGTGGTGGTTCAGCAAAAAGTGAAGACGGGGCCAGAATTGGATTGGTCGTGGGTAACTTCTTAAAACGGCTCTGCACGGTCGGTTGGGCGTTAACGGCACTGATCGCTCTGGCTTTGCTTTCCGGCAACGCCGAGATCGCAGCGGACCCAGATCGCGTTTGGGGCGTCGCTGCCCGCGAGATTCTTGGACCTCTAAATCTAGGCTTGGTCGGTTTGATGCTGGCGTGTTTGTTGGCCGCGATGATGAGCTCGGCGGACACCTACATGATTGTGACCAGCGGTTTGGTGGTGCGAAACTTGTACGCGCCATATATCGAGCCTGATGCCGATGAGAAACGCTACCTGTTGGTGGGTCGTTTGACGGGACTGATCATCATCATCGGCGCCTCATGGGTAGCACTTCGATACTCGGATGTATTTGGCCAATTCAAGTTGGCGATGGAATTACCCATCCTGTTTGCCGCGCCGTTTTGGATTGGGATGTACTGGCGTCGAGCTAATTGCCGAGCAGCTTGGGGAACGATCGCGTTCTCGATCGTGTTCTTTTTTGTGCTTCCCACTACCCTGCCCCATTTGATCCCTTCGTTGAAGGAATCGGAATCGTTGGCAGCGAAGACGGAATTGGTTACCACCGAGTTCACGCGAAACGCCACTCAAGCGGATGTCGAAAAACGAATTGCCTGGGAAGCAATCGACCGCGATGTCACTTCGCCGACTGGGCCGGAACCACCCGAGGCCGTATTGGGTGAACCGATTACGATCACCAGCATCACTGGGGGCAAACCAATTTACTGGTCCGAAACAGAGTCGCTTAACATCGACCTCGTTGCCTACTCGGCTATGGGATTTGACTTATCCAAAGCGTCGAAGGCGACTCTCGAAACATTGCGTCTTCCGTCGCGAGTGCTCTTACCGTTCCTGGTACTCGTGGTGTTGAGTTTGTTTACCCGGCGAGACGAACCGGTGGCACTTCAGCGTTACTTCGCGAAGATGAACACCCCCGTGGACCCCGACCCCGTCGCCGACCAAGTGAAACTGAAGAAAGCGTATGAATCGCAGTCTACCGATCACAAAATCTTCCCCCATTCGGACTGGGAATTTGTCTGGCCCACTCGCAAAGACGTGCTCGGATTCCTAGCAGCATGCCTGGTCTGCGCTGCCATCATCGCATTGATGCAGTTCCTGGCGAAGATCGGCGGTTAA
- a CDS encoding protein kinase domain-containing protein → MKDAHCFGDEAITTVLGNTTSPDDDDFELVGLDFAHPYGAELSECPRYRVNHPIGFGGMGVIYDATDTYFNRNVALKVLRDDYVSDVRMVKRFVHEARTTAKLQHPGIAPVYDMGETSEGCPYFSMQLIRGETLASLVSHADSSPLQQSRELGVFASVCQTIAYAHSQGVVHLDLKPSNIMVGLFGQVRVVDWGLSQEIEDLAIPFSAREESSSANETTDASLGKTRTAVQITGTLAYMPPEQARGEQIGSYSDVFGLGAILCEILTGEPPFSVCNVNKAYQQAVTASLTHAFERLDHCGSERRLIDLAKVCLSSEPGERPCDAKSVASAITAHVEQSMIHAEEDLHQFFEISMDMFCIASLDGYFKRVNSNFTRVLGYTETQLISEPFMALVHPDDRDRTLEVVSELASGNCVIDFQNRYLDSEGHYHWFEWTAKSLPEQNMIFAIAKDITQRVKLDNLK, encoded by the coding sequence ATGAAAGATGCCCATTGTTTTGGTGACGAAGCGATAACCACAGTTTTGGGGAACACCACCTCACCAGACGACGATGATTTTGAACTCGTCGGATTGGATTTCGCGCATCCCTATGGCGCTGAGTTGTCGGAATGTCCTCGCTACCGAGTCAACCATCCGATTGGCTTTGGTGGGATGGGAGTGATTTACGACGCGACGGACACGTACTTCAATCGCAACGTCGCCCTGAAGGTGCTGCGGGATGACTATGTTTCCGACGTGCGGATGGTCAAACGTTTCGTTCACGAGGCGAGAACGACCGCGAAGTTGCAGCATCCAGGCATTGCACCGGTGTACGATATGGGCGAGACCTCGGAAGGATGCCCGTACTTTTCGATGCAATTGATTCGTGGTGAGACCCTTGCGAGTTTAGTGAGTCACGCGGACAGTTCGCCGCTTCAACAGTCTCGCGAGCTTGGTGTATTTGCGAGTGTTTGCCAAACGATTGCGTACGCGCACTCCCAAGGCGTGGTCCACCTGGACCTCAAGCCATCGAACATTATGGTGGGCTTGTTTGGGCAAGTGCGTGTGGTGGACTGGGGGCTCAGCCAAGAAATTGAGGATCTTGCGATTCCTTTTTCCGCGCGTGAAGAATCTTCGTCAGCGAACGAAACAACCGACGCGTCGCTCGGCAAAACGAGGACGGCAGTGCAGATCACGGGCACGTTGGCGTACATGCCTCCCGAGCAGGCTCGCGGTGAACAGATTGGTTCCTACTCGGACGTTTTTGGTTTGGGAGCTATCCTTTGCGAGATCTTGACCGGTGAGCCCCCGTTTTCAGTTTGCAACGTCAACAAGGCTTATCAGCAAGCCGTTACCGCATCGCTCACTCATGCTTTCGAGCGTCTGGACCATTGCGGATCTGAGCGGCGATTAATTGACCTAGCGAAGGTCTGTCTTTCCAGCGAACCCGGGGAACGACCCTGCGACGCCAAGAGCGTGGCTTCCGCGATCACCGCGCATGTGGAACAGTCCATGATTCATGCCGAGGAAGATCTGCACCAGTTCTTTGAAATCAGCATGGACATGTTTTGCATTGCGAGCTTGGATGGCTATTTCAAGCGAGTGAATTCTAATTTCACGCGTGTGCTCGGCTACACCGAAACGCAGTTGATCTCAGAACCGTTCATGGCATTGGTACACCCTGACGATCGAGATCGAACCCTAGAAGTAGTGAGTGAATTGGCGAGCGGTAATTGTGTAATCGACTTCCAAAATCGCTACCTCGACAGCGAAGGTCATTACCATTGGTTCGAATGGACTGCCAAGTCGCTGCCCGAACAGAACATGATTTTCGCTATCGCAAAGGATATCACTCAGCGAGTCAAATTGGACAACCTGAAGTAG
- a CDS encoding glycine--tRNA ligase, whose protein sequence is MDKIVSLCKRRGFLFQSSEIYGGVQGFWDYGPLGVELKRNVKDAWWHDMIAGHNELIAPASAPSTFEMVGLDCTIIMHPQVWKNSGHFDLFCDQMVDCRESKKRYRFDQVRGRYVQYEDQKVFVTTMAEQEEELSEVRRRGMKFFKLRPKDADKITIGDESLTLDKLDNTSDVLGPDAKALDTLTEPREFNLMFKTTLGALGGEEDVTFLRPETAQGIFVNFKNVVDSSRVKIPFGIGQVGKSFRNEITPRNFTFRSREFEQMEIEFFCHPDTSQEWYRYWRDRRLAWYTKLGLSSESLIMREHHVEELAHYSVGTADIEYAFPFLPEGEYGELEGIAHRGDFDLRSHMEGKLDPSTNPMTVELNENGKPKYRGSGKDLSYRDEVTNEKFIPHVVEPSAGADRGVLAFLCEAYTEDEAPDENGNLQTRTVMKLHPRLAPIKAAVFPLVKKDGMPEVAKEIYGELKEHFNVFYDEKGAVGRRYRRQDEAGTPYCITVDTDTLSDKTVTIRDRDTLEQTRVKIDDLVADLSSRISS, encoded by the coding sequence ATGGACAAAATTGTGTCGCTATGTAAGCGACGTGGTTTCCTTTTTCAATCCAGCGAAATTTACGGCGGCGTCCAAGGATTTTGGGACTACGGACCGCTAGGGGTTGAACTCAAACGCAATGTCAAAGACGCGTGGTGGCACGACATGATTGCGGGCCATAACGAACTGATCGCACCGGCCTCTGCCCCCTCGACCTTCGAAATGGTCGGGTTGGACTGCACGATCATCATGCACCCCCAGGTTTGGAAGAATAGCGGTCACTTCGATTTATTCTGCGACCAAATGGTCGATTGCCGCGAATCAAAGAAACGTTATCGGTTCGATCAGGTCCGTGGACGCTACGTTCAATATGAAGATCAGAAGGTCTTCGTCACGACGATGGCCGAACAAGAAGAAGAACTTAGCGAAGTCCGACGTCGTGGGATGAAGTTCTTCAAATTGCGTCCCAAGGACGCTGACAAAATCACCATTGGCGATGAATCGCTGACTCTCGACAAGCTCGACAACACCTCAGACGTACTCGGACCGGATGCGAAAGCTCTTGATACGTTGACTGAGCCTCGCGAATTCAACTTGATGTTCAAGACGACCCTCGGCGCCCTCGGTGGCGAGGAAGACGTGACATTCTTGCGACCTGAAACCGCGCAGGGGATCTTTGTTAACTTCAAAAACGTCGTGGATAGTTCACGCGTGAAGATTCCCTTTGGGATCGGTCAAGTTGGTAAGAGTTTCCGAAACGAGATCACCCCTCGCAACTTCACGTTTCGTTCGCGTGAGTTCGAGCAAATGGAAATTGAATTCTTTTGTCATCCCGATACGTCGCAAGAGTGGTACCGCTATTGGCGTGATCGTCGTTTGGCTTGGTACACGAAACTTGGTTTGTCCAGTGAGTCGCTGATCATGCGCGAGCACCACGTGGAAGAACTGGCTCACTACAGCGTCGGTACGGCTGATATTGAATACGCATTCCCGTTCTTGCCCGAAGGCGAGTATGGCGAACTCGAAGGAATCGCTCACCGAGGCGACTTTGACTTGCGTTCGCACATGGAAGGCAAGTTAGATCCCAGTACAAACCCAATGACGGTTGAACTGAACGAAAACGGTAAGCCAAAGTATCGCGGTAGTGGTAAAGATCTGTCCTACCGCGACGAAGTCACGAATGAAAAGTTCATTCCGCACGTGGTCGAGCCTTCGGCAGGTGCAGACCGTGGCGTTCTAGCGTTCCTATGTGAAGCGTATACCGAAGACGAAGCGCCCGATGAAAATGGCAACCTTCAAACACGAACCGTGATGAAATTGCACCCACGTTTAGCGCCTATCAAGGCTGCGGTGTTCCCGTTGGTTAAGAAAGATGGAATGCCCGAGGTTGCCAAGGAAATCTACGGCGAACTGAAAGAGCACTTCAATGTTTTCTATGACGAAAAGGGAGCGGTAGGGCGTCGTTATCGTCGTCAGGACGAGGCCGGGACACCGTACTGCATCACTGTGGATACCGACACGCTTTCCGATAAGACGGTCACGATTCGCGACCGCGATACGCTCGAACAAACTCGCGTGAAGATTGACGACTTGGTCGCCGATCTGTCGAGTCGAATCTCTTCGTAG